Proteins from a genomic interval of Nostoc sp. TCL240-02:
- a CDS encoding cation diffusion facilitator family transporter, with translation MVYDNRAEVRKVLIITLLLNVFVLGLKAVVGYWTGSLSLLADALHSVTDSANNVLGLVASKFSSPQPDREHPYGHGKFEAVGALGIASFLGIACFEILQGAIERILKGGGEPVRISPPELWLLLIVLGVNIFVAFYERAVGKRVGSSILIADATHTMSDIWVTISVIGGLIGVWLGYQWMDLVLAFPVALLVFWSGWSVLKENLPWLVDQMAIAPEAIHAIATSVPGVINCHDIASRGVLGRQVFIEMHLIVDASDVETAHRITEEVESRLEERFRPVRILIHVEPPAYKSEQISFETGLK, from the coding sequence ATGGTTTACGATAACCGCGCTGAAGTACGAAAAGTTTTAATTATTACCCTACTACTCAACGTGTTCGTACTGGGATTGAAAGCAGTTGTGGGTTACTGGACAGGTTCGTTGAGTTTGCTAGCTGATGCCTTGCATAGTGTGACAGATAGCGCCAACAACGTTTTAGGATTAGTTGCAAGTAAATTTTCTTCTCCACAACCCGATCGCGAGCATCCCTACGGACACGGCAAGTTTGAAGCTGTGGGAGCTTTAGGAATCGCCTCATTTTTAGGAATCGCCTGTTTTGAAATTCTGCAAGGAGCGATCGAACGAATTCTCAAAGGTGGTGGCGAACCTGTGAGAATATCGCCACCGGAGTTGTGGTTATTACTAATTGTCCTAGGCGTAAATATTTTTGTGGCGTTTTACGAACGCGCTGTTGGTAAGCGGGTAGGTAGCTCTATTCTCATAGCTGACGCTACACATACCATGAGCGATATTTGGGTGACAATCTCTGTAATTGGCGGCTTGATCGGAGTTTGGCTAGGTTATCAATGGATGGATTTGGTGTTAGCTTTTCCTGTTGCCTTGTTGGTATTTTGGAGTGGCTGGTCAGTTTTAAAAGAGAATTTGCCTTGGCTTGTAGATCAAATGGCGATCGCACCAGAAGCAATTCATGCGATCGCTACTTCTGTTCCAGGTGTAATTAACTGTCATGATATTGCTTCTCGCGGTGTTCTTGGTCGTCAGGTATTTATTGAAATGCATTTAATAGTAGATGCATCAGACGTGGAAACCGCTCACCGCATCACCGAAGAAGTAGAAAGCCGATTGGAAGAAAGGTTCCGTCCAGTGAGGATTTTAATTCACGTAGAGCCACCAGCATATAAGTCGGAGCAAATTAGCTTTGAAACTGGATTGAAATAG
- a CDS encoding 3-oxoacyl-ACP reductase family protein, with protein sequence MSTKKLTGKVALVTGGSRGLGAAIAKRLANDGAAVALTYTSSPQKADEVVLAIETAGGQAKALRADSANVEAVKNAVAETVKAFGRLDILVNNAGVATLAPIDQFSMDDFDRLIAVNIKGVFVATQEAIRHMGEGGRIVMIGSVNSDIMPFAGGSVYALTKGAIASFTRGLARDLGPRGITVNNIQPGPIDTDMNPAEGPFADTMKSMIALQRYGRTEEVAEMVSYLASAEAGFITGASLKIDGGFAA encoded by the coding sequence ATGAGTACCAAAAAACTTACAGGTAAGGTGGCATTGGTAACAGGCGGCTCACGCGGTCTGGGAGCAGCGATCGCTAAACGTCTCGCAAACGATGGTGCAGCCGTCGCTCTCACGTACACTAGCTCGCCGCAAAAAGCCGACGAGGTGGTGCTTGCCATCGAAACGGCAGGTGGTCAAGCCAAGGCTCTTCGCGCCGACAGTGCCAATGTCGAAGCGGTGAAAAACGCTGTTGCCGAGACAGTAAAAGCCTTTGGTCGTCTTGACATCCTCGTGAACAATGCGGGGGTCGCCACTTTAGCCCCAATAGATCAATTCTCAATGGATGATTTTGATCGGCTGATCGCGGTTAACATCAAGGGTGTCTTTGTGGCAACTCAGGAAGCTATCCGCCACATGGGTGAGGGCGGACGGATCGTTATGATTGGCAGTGTCAACAGTGACATAATGCCTTTTGCTGGCGGCTCTGTTTACGCTTTGACCAAGGGTGCGATCGCAAGCTTCACACGCGGTCTTGCCCGCGATCTCGGCCCTCGTGGCATCACGGTGAACAATATTCAACCCGGCCCGATAGACACTGACATGAATCCGGCGGAAGGCCCCTTTGCCGACACGATGAAAAGTATGATTGCCCTCCAACGGTATGGTCGAACTGAAGAAGTCGCCGAGATGGTTTCCTATCTCGCCAGTGCGGAAGCTGGTTTCATTACTGGTGCAAGTCTGAAGATTGATGGTGGCTTTGCAGCCTGA
- a CDS encoding response regulator, whose translation MEPPLPLAGLNILVVDDDDDSRFYITTVLEADGATVMAVPSAAVALKVLPELQPDVLICDIAMPGEDGYTLIRKIRALKPDIWEKLPAIALTAYGDSEYRSRALEAGFQTHVPKPVDPGELVAIVAELVASYES comes from the coding sequence ATGGAACCTCCTCTGCCCCTTGCTGGCTTAAACATCCTTGTCGTTGATGATGATGACGATAGCCGCTTTTACATTACTACCGTGTTAGAAGCTGATGGAGCCACCGTTATGGCAGTTCCATCGGCGGCGGTAGCATTGAAAGTACTACCTGAGTTGCAGCCAGATGTCTTAATTTGTGATATTGCTATGCCTGGTGAAGATGGCTACACCCTTATCCGCAAGATCCGGGCGCTGAAACCTGATATTTGGGAAAAACTCCCTGCGATCGCTTTAACTGCTTATGGTGATAGCGAGTATCGTAGCCGTGCCTTGGAAGCGGGTTTTCAGACTCATGTACCTAAACCAGTCGATCCCGGAGAACTAGTTGCGATCGTCGCAGAATTGGTTGCTTCTTATGAGAGTTAA
- a CDS encoding bifunctional 2-polyprenyl-6-hydroxyphenol methylase/3-demethylubiquinol 3-O-methyltransferase UbiG produces MSQEIFTDSSANYKFTEDNFAVPDEDFSLKYFEAQVTKSDLYWSRFGGRPDFSGKVVLEIGCGYGALCIDAAISGARRVIGLDLISSRIEFARNIVAERYPEIADRIEFHHLDIDNLTTLDGQVDIVISKDTFEHIMGIERVLLSIKRVLRQGGLLITGFSPLYYSPFGDHGYHAIGKRIRLPWAHLIIGDERVVAAYNKYHPGIECHSIYDLGLNKLKRRDFLKAFDQSGFVIVSETTNAFEGASKLMPLFRFLSKIPGLEDYTTVNMYIIARKTY; encoded by the coding sequence ATGAGTCAAGAAATTTTTACAGATTCCTCTGCAAACTACAAATTTACTGAAGATAATTTTGCTGTACCAGATGAAGACTTTTCCCTAAAATACTTTGAGGCACAAGTCACAAAATCCGATCTGTACTGGAGTCGCTTTGGTGGTCGTCCAGACTTCTCTGGTAAAGTTGTCCTTGAGATCGGCTGTGGATATGGTGCACTGTGCATTGATGCAGCCATTTCCGGGGCGCGGCGGGTAATCGGTCTTGACCTCATAAGTAGCCGGATCGAATTTGCGCGCAATATCGTCGCAGAACGCTACCCAGAGATTGCCGACAGAATAGAGTTTCATCACTTGGATATTGACAACCTAACGACGCTTGACGGCCAGGTTGATATCGTAATTTCCAAAGATACTTTTGAACACATCATGGGCATAGAGCGAGTTCTTCTTTCAATAAAACGAGTTCTACGGCAAGGGGGCTTACTAATAACTGGTTTTAGCCCACTTTATTACAGTCCTTTTGGCGATCATGGATATCACGCAATCGGAAAGCGCATCAGGCTACCGTGGGCGCATCTCATTATTGGCGATGAGCGTGTTGTTGCAGCTTATAATAAGTACCATCCCGGAATCGAGTGCCATTCGATCTATGACCTTGGACTCAATAAACTCAAGCGCCGCGACTTCCTGAAAGCCTTTGATCAAAGCGGATTTGTGATTGTTAGCGAGACTACAAATGCTTTTGAAGGGGCTTCCAAATTGATGCCGTTGTTTCGCTTTCTGAGTAAAATTCCTGGACTCGAAGACTATACAACAGTCAATATGTACATTATAGCCCGTAAGACCTATTAA
- the guaA gene encoding glutamine-hydrolyzing GMP synthase — protein sequence MNTVVTLPTEQAPQTLENVGRLDRQLIIILDFGSQYSELIARRIRETQVYSEVLSHRTTSEQLRQLNPKGIILSGGPSSVYGDNAPHCDPEIWNLGIPILGVCYGMQLMVNQLGGEVAKADRGEYGKASLYIDDPTDLLTNVEDGTTMWMSHGDSVTQMPSGFELLAHTENTPCAAIADHERKLYGVQFHPEVVHSLGGIALIRNFVYHICDCEPTWTTAAFVEEAIREIRSRVGDKRVLLALSGGVDSSTLAFLLYKAIGEQLTCVFIDQGFMRKYEPERLVKLFQEQFHIPVEYVNARDRFLAKVADVTDPEEKRRRIGHEFISVFEETSKRLGHFDYLAQGTLYPDVIESADTNVDPQTGERVAVKIKSHHNVGGLPKDLRFKLVEPLRKLFKDEVRKVGRSIGLPEEIVQRQPFPGPGLAIRILGEVTSERLNILRDADLIVRQEINQRGMYHDFWQAFAVLLPIRSVGVMGDQRTYAYPIVLRIVTSEDGMTADWARVPYDVLEVISTRIVNEVKGVNRVVYDITSKPPGTIEWE from the coding sequence ATGAATACAGTGGTGACTCTACCGACAGAACAAGCGCCCCAAACATTGGAAAATGTTGGGCGACTTGATCGCCAATTAATTATAATTCTGGACTTCGGCTCTCAATATTCTGAGTTGATTGCCCGTCGCATCCGCGAAACTCAAGTATACTCTGAAGTTTTATCCCATCGCACTACTTCTGAACAATTGCGCCAACTCAATCCCAAGGGAATCATCCTCTCTGGTGGGCCGAGTTCTGTTTATGGTGACAACGCTCCCCATTGTGACCCAGAAATTTGGAATTTGGGAATACCCATCTTGGGTGTTTGCTATGGGATGCAGCTAATGGTAAACCAACTCGGTGGAGAAGTAGCAAAGGCTGACCGAGGTGAGTACGGCAAAGCATCATTATATATTGACGATCCCACAGATTTACTCACTAATGTTGAAGATGGCACTACCATGTGGATGAGTCACGGAGACTCAGTTACCCAAATGCCATCAGGGTTTGAATTGTTGGCACATACAGAAAATACCCCCTGTGCTGCGATCGCCGACCACGAAAGGAAACTTTACGGGGTTCAATTCCATCCAGAGGTAGTACATTCTCTTGGTGGCATAGCATTAATTCGTAATTTTGTCTACCATATCTGCGATTGTGAACCCACTTGGACAACTGCGGCTTTTGTTGAAGAGGCAATTCGGGAAATTCGCAGCAGAGTTGGTGATAAGCGGGTACTTTTGGCGCTATCTGGAGGTGTGGATTCTTCTACCCTGGCCTTCTTGCTCTATAAAGCCATTGGCGAGCAACTAACTTGTGTGTTTATCGATCAAGGCTTTATGCGAAAGTATGAGCCAGAGCGATTGGTAAAGCTATTCCAAGAGCAGTTTCACATTCCTGTAGAGTATGTGAATGCCCGCGATCGCTTTTTGGCTAAAGTTGCTGATGTCACAGATCCTGAAGAAAAACGCCGCCGCATCGGACACGAATTTATCAGCGTATTTGAGGAAACATCCAAACGCCTTGGTCATTTTGACTATTTGGCTCAAGGGACGTTATATCCAGATGTCATCGAATCTGCCGATACCAACGTTGATCCCCAAACTGGTGAGCGGGTAGCGGTAAAAATTAAGAGTCATCACAATGTTGGCGGTTTACCCAAAGACCTAAGATTTAAATTGGTGGAACCACTGCGGAAACTATTTAAAGATGAAGTCCGTAAAGTTGGGCGTTCCATTGGTTTACCGGAAGAAATTGTCCAACGACAACCTTTTCCTGGGCCTGGTTTGGCAATTCGCATTTTAGGGGAAGTTACATCTGAGCGATTAAATATTTTGCGCGATGCCGATTTAATTGTGCGCCAAGAAATTAACCAACGCGGTATGTATCATGATTTCTGGCAAGCGTTTGCTGTATTGCTGCCAATCCGTAGTGTTGGCGTTATGGGCGATCAACGTACTTACGCTTACCCCATCGTCTTGCGAATTGTTACCAGTGAAGATGGCATGACTGCTGATTGGGCCAGAGTCCCTTACGATGTCCTGGAAGTGATTTCCACGCGGATTGTGAATGAGGTAAAAGGGGTGAATCGTGTGGTTTATGACATCACCTCTAAGCCGCCTGGAACCATTGAGTGGGAGTAA